In a genomic window of Procambarus clarkii isolate CNS0578487 chromosome 12, FALCON_Pclarkii_2.0, whole genome shotgun sequence:
- the LOC138363944 gene encoding uncharacterized protein has translation MGIETPHMAPMGIESPHTAPMGIESPHMTPMDTKTLTVTQDLSSYKTVVKTVTQDLSSYKTVVKTVTQDLSTYKTVVKTVTLDLSTYKTVVKTVTQDLSSYKTVVKTVTQDLSTYKTVVKTVTQDLSTYKTVVKTVTLDLSTYKTVVKTVTQDLSTYKTVVKTVTQDLSTYKTVVKTVTLDLSTYKTVVKSVTQDLSSYKTVVKSVTLDLSFNKCTIKTLLSLVS, from the exons ATGGGCATTGAAACCCCTCATATGGCACCTATGGGCATTGAATCACCTCATACGGCACCTATGGGCATTGAATCACCTCATATGACACCTATGGAC ACGAAGACGTTGACTGTCACGCAAGACTTATCCTCCTACAAGACGGTGGTTAAGACTGTCACGCAAGACTTATCCTCCTACAAGACGGTGGTTAAGACTGTCACGCAAGACTTATCCACCTACAAGACGGTGGTTAAGACTGTCACGCTAGACTTATCCACCTACAAGACGGTGGTTAAGACTGTCACGCAAGACTTATCCTCCTACAAGACGGTGGTTAAGACTGTCACGCAAGACTTATCCACCTACAAGACGGTGGTTAAGACTGTCACGCAAGACTTATCCACCTACAAGACGGTGGTTAAGACTGTCACGCTAGACTTATCCACCTACAAGACGGTGGTTAAGACTGTCACGCAAGACTTATCCACCTACAAGACGGTGGTTAAGACTGTCACGCAAGACTTATCCACCTACAAGACGGTGGTTAAGACTGTCACGCTAGACTTATCCACCTACAAGACGGTGGTTAAGTCTGTCACGCAAGACTTATCCTCCTACAAGACGGTGGTTAAGTCTGTCACGCTAGACTTATCCTTCAACAAATGCACCATCAAAACATTGCTAAGCCTTGTATCATAG